A genomic stretch from Buchnera aphidicola (Brevicoryne brassicae) includes:
- the lpcA gene encoding D-sedoheptulose 7-phosphate isomerase: MYKKTIFSELTIASKVLQKFLKDKNQIYNIQKSAILISKSFKNGKKVISCGNGGSHCDAVHFSEELTSLYREKRLGYPAISISESSYMSAVSNDFGYDQVFSRFIQSIGCSGDTLLAISTSGNSLNVIKAIKEAKKKNIKTIALTGNKGGQIKGLSDIEICIPYSGYSDRIQEMHIKIIHIMILIIETEMKKK, translated from the coding sequence ATGTATAAAAAAACAATTTTTTCAGAATTAACTATTGCATCAAAGGTATTACAAAAATTTTTAAAAGATAAAAATCAAATATATAACATTCAAAAATCTGCTATATTAATTTCAAAATCATTTAAAAATGGGAAAAAAGTTATATCATGTGGAAATGGAGGTTCTCATTGTGATGCAGTACACTTTTCAGAAGAATTGACTAGTCTATATCGAGAAAAAAGATTAGGATATCCTGCAATATCTATCTCTGAAAGTAGCTATATGTCTGCAGTAAGTAACGATTTCGGATACGATCAGGTATTTTCACGATTTATTCAAAGCATAGGATGTTCAGGTGATACTCTTTTAGCTATCTCTACTTCCGGAAATTCCTTAAATGTTATTAAAGCAATAAAAGAAGCTAAGAAAAAAAATATTAAAACAATAGCATTAACAGGAAATAAAGGAGGACAAATTAAGGGATTATCTGATATAGAAATTTGTATTCCCTATTCTGGATATTCAGATCGAATACAAGAAATGCATATTAAAATTATTCACATAATGATATTAATTATTGAAACAGAAATGAAAAAAAAATAA
- the smpB gene encoding SsrA-binding protein SmpB, with protein MLNKKKYHVKSFKIVNKKAYYNYFIEEKFQSGLVLEGWEVKSIRSGKVNITESYIISYLNEMYLCNSLIQPLKVSSTHILYNPIRKRKLLLNKNEINFLSNKKKYVGYTLVSLSLFWKNSWCKLEFGLAKGKSIQDKRIDAKTKEWKKERLNIIKKK; from the coding sequence ATGTTAAATAAAAAAAAATATCATGTAAAATCTTTTAAGATTGTTAATAAAAAAGCTTATTATAATTATTTTATAGAAGAAAAATTTCAATCTGGTTTAGTGTTAGAAGGATGGGAAGTAAAATCTATTAGATCAGGTAAAGTTAACATTACAGAAAGCTATATAATTAGTTATCTTAATGAAATGTATCTTTGCAATTCTTTAATTCAACCATTAAAGGTATCTTCGACACATATTTTATACAATCCCATACGAAAAAGAAAATTATTATTAAACAAAAATGAAATAAATTTTTTATCTAATAAAAAAAAATATGTAGGATATACTCTAGTTTCATTATCTTTATTTTGGAAGAACTCTTGGTGTAAATTAGAATTCGGATTAGCAAAAGGAAAAAGTATTCAAGATAAAAGAATAGATGCAAAAACTAAAGAATGGAAAAAAGAAAGACTTAATATAATTAAAAAAAAATGA
- the gpt gene encoding xanthine phosphoribosyltransferase, whose protein sequence is MSEKYIVTWDMLQIHTRKLANRLLKIKYCNGIIAVSRGGLVPSALLARELGVRCVDTVCISSYNYDCLKKNRKIIKKAEGNGEKIIVIDDLVDTGGTARIIRNLYPKAYFVTIFAKPMGRLLVDDYVIDIPQNVWIEQPWDMSISYIPPLIQNYKIQQTS, encoded by the coding sequence ATGAGTGAGAAATACATTGTCACCTGGGATATGCTTCAAATTCATACTAGAAAACTAGCTAATCGATTACTAAAAATAAAATATTGTAATGGAATTATTGCTGTAAGCCGAGGCGGTCTTGTTCCATCTGCTTTATTAGCAAGAGAATTAGGCGTTCGATGTGTAGACACTGTATGCATTTCAAGTTACAATTATGATTGTCTAAAAAAAAATAGAAAAATTATCAAAAAAGCAGAAGGTAATGGAGAAAAAATTATTGTAATAGATGACTTAGTAGATACAGGTGGTACTGCAAGAATTATTAGAAATTTATATCCAAAAGCATATTTCGTTACTATTTTTGCAAAACCCATGGGTCGTTTATTAGTTGATGATTACGTTATAGACATTCCTCAAAATGTATGGATCGAACAACCATGGGATATGTCAATTTCTTATATTCCTCCTCTAATTCAAAACTATAAAATTCAACAAACATCTTAA
- the tadA gene encoding tRNA adenosine(34) deaminase TadA has translation MIHHNKDEKWMKVALKYAYYAEKQGEIPIGAVLIFNERIIGIGWNSSISQNDPTAHAEIMALRYAGKRIKNYRLVDSTLYVTLQPCIMCCGAIIQSRIRRLVFGAKSKKLDDQYHLKNIFLKIQKKTN, from the coding sequence ATGATACATCATAATAAAGATGAAAAATGGATGAAAGTTGCTTTGAAATATGCATATTATGCAGAAAAACAAGGTGAAATTCCTATCGGTGCTGTATTAATTTTTAATGAACGTATTATAGGAATAGGTTGGAATAGTTCTATTTCTCAAAACGATCCTACTGCACATGCAGAAATTATGGCATTGCGCTATGCAGGAAAAAGAATAAAAAATTATCGATTAGTTGATAGTACATTATATGTTACTTTACAACCTTGCATAATGTGTTGTGGAGCAATTATACAAAGTCGTATCAGACGTTTAGTGTTTGGTGCAAAATCTAAAAAATTAGATGATCAATATCATTTAAAAAATATTTTTTTAAAAATTCAAAAAAAAACAAATTGA
- the era gene encoding GTPase Era codes for MNIKQKYCGYITIIGKANVGKSTLINKIIGKKISIVSRKKNTTQNNIIGVKTQTSYQSIYIDTPGIIFDKKGKEITYKENYFYKIIKSSALIILVIDRLFWTENDEHILYKIKKIQIPIIIIINKIDKIQNKNILLPFIDFLKTKNITTEIVPISAKKTKNIVLLNKIIQSYLPKNTHIYPKDYITENSHFFTTSEIIREKLISFLADELPSIVKVKIEYFQRKNKELYIRAIILVQNTRQKKIVIGNNAEKIKKISIISRYNIEKEFSIKTHLALWVKVNFKKNKM; via the coding sequence GTGAATATAAAACAAAAATATTGCGGATACATAACAATTATAGGAAAAGCAAATGTTGGTAAATCAACATTAATTAATAAAATAATTGGAAAAAAAATTTCTATTGTATCAAGAAAAAAAAATACAACACAAAACAATATCATAGGTGTGAAAACACAAACGTCTTATCAAAGTATTTATATTGATACACCCGGAATAATTTTTGACAAAAAAGGTAAAGAAATTACATATAAAGAAAATTATTTTTATAAAATAATAAAAAGTTCTGCTTTGATAATACTTGTTATAGATAGATTATTTTGGACAGAAAATGATGAACATATTTTATATAAAATAAAAAAAATTCAAATTCCTATTATTATCATAATTAACAAAATTGATAAAATCCAAAATAAAAATATTTTATTACCCTTTATTGATTTTTTAAAAACAAAAAATATTACTACAGAAATTGTACCTATTTCTGCAAAAAAAACAAAAAATATTGTTTTATTAAATAAGATAATTCAATCTTATTTACCAAAAAATACTCATATATATCCTAAAGATTATATTACAGAAAATTCTCATTTTTTTACAACTTCTGAAATCATTAGGGAAAAATTAATATCATTTTTAGCTGATGAATTACCTTCTATAGTAAAAGTAAAAATTGAATATTTTCAAAGAAAAAATAAGGAATTATATATTAGAGCAATTATTTTAGTACAAAATACAAGACAAAAAAAAATTGTTATTGGTAATAATGCAGAAAAAATAAAAAAAATTAGTATTATATCAAGATATAATATAGAAAAAGAATTTTCTATAAAAACTCATCTTGCTTTATGGGTGAAAGTAAATTTTAAAAAAAATAAAATGTGA
- the lepB gene encoding signal peptidase I → MANILTIFLLISTLVTGVFWVYYNLKKIKNYYLEKKFFKDNLNKKCVIETKDKKKIFKSLASFFPIFFIIFIIRSFIYEPFQIPSGSMMPTLLVGDFILVEKFSYGIKDPITHKTLIKMNLPKRGDIVVFKHPIDYNTDYIKRVIGLPGDKIEYDTKTKHIKICQNYLIKNHCQEKLSIKYSNPQSSEFIQKIYFIDRKNSIPQEKIYNSFNFDLVEENINNIKHNILFLNIIKNSQKDFYQQKNMKKLNWIVPENHYFMMGDNRDNSLDSRYWGFVPEKNLVGKAIKIWMSFDKNENEWPTGIRINRIGNIY, encoded by the coding sequence ATGGCTAATATATTAACTATTTTTTTATTAATTAGTACATTAGTTACTGGTGTATTCTGGGTTTATTATAATCTTAAAAAGATTAAAAATTATTATTTAGAAAAAAAATTTTTTAAAGATAATTTAAATAAAAAATGTGTAATAGAAACAAAAGATAAAAAAAAAATTTTTAAATCTTTAGCCTCATTTTTTCCAATCTTTTTTATAATATTTATTATACGTTCTTTTATTTATGAGCCTTTTCAAATTCCTTCGGGTTCTATGATGCCCACACTTTTAGTTGGTGATTTTATTTTAGTAGAAAAATTCTCATATGGTATTAAAGATCCTATTACACATAAAACACTGATAAAAATGAATCTTCCTAAACGTGGTGATATTGTAGTGTTTAAACATCCTATCGATTACAATACCGACTATATTAAACGTGTAATAGGATTACCTGGAGATAAAATTGAATATGATACAAAAACTAAGCATATAAAAATTTGTCAAAATTATTTAATTAAGAATCATTGTCAAGAAAAATTATCTATTAAATATTCAAATCCTCAATCAAGTGAATTTATTCAAAAAATATATTTCATTGATAGAAAAAATTCAATACCACAAGAAAAAATATATAATTCATTTAATTTTGATCTTGTAGAGGAAAATATTAATAATATAAAACATAATATACTATTTTTGAATATAATTAAAAACTCTCAAAAAGATTTTTATCAACAAAAAAACATGAAAAAATTAAATTGGATTGTACCTGAGAATCATTACTTTATGATGGGAGATAATCGTGATAATAGTTTAGACAGTCGCTATTGGGGTTTTGTACCTGAAAAAAACTTAGTAGGAAAAGCTATTAAAATATGGATGAGTTTTGATAAAAATGAAAACGAATGGCCTACTGGCATACGTATCAATAGAATTGGAAATATATATTAG
- the dnaQ gene encoding DNA polymerase III subunit epsilon — protein sequence MNKKRIVVLDTETTGISSLGLPHTNHRIIEIGAVEIINRRFTGNNFHVYIQPNRLIDTAAFKIHGISNNFLLDKPSFKDISDTFLKYINGSELVIHNASFDVGFINQELEILKNNINIEKIDTICSIIDTLKIARKLFPGKKNTLDALCKRYKINKSQRNLHSAIIDANLLGRLYLLMTGGQESMFFDNKNNNKNFFQKIKHSVVTTKTLKILNSTQKEILLHKEYLKYMEKNSICLWNKFFHKS from the coding sequence ATAAATAAAAAAAGAATAGTTGTATTAGACACTGAAACGACAGGTATAAGTTCTCTTGGTCTTCCTCACACGAATCATAGAATTATAGAAATTGGAGCTGTTGAAATTATTAATCGTCGTTTCACAGGAAACAATTTTCATGTGTATATTCAACCTAATAGATTAATAGATACCGCAGCATTTAAGATACATGGTATTAGTAATAATTTTTTATTAGACAAACCCTCTTTTAAAGATATTTCTGATACATTTTTAAAATATATTAACGGTTCTGAATTAGTTATTCATAATGCCTCATTTGATGTTGGATTTATTAATCAAGAATTAGAGATATTAAAAAATAATATAAATATAGAAAAAATTGATACTATTTGTTCTATAATTGATACATTAAAAATAGCACGAAAATTATTTCCTGGAAAAAAGAATACTTTAGATGCTCTTTGTAAACGTTATAAAATAAATAAATCTCAGAGAAATTTACATAGTGCAATTATAGATGCTAACCTTTTAGGTAGATTATATCTTTTAATGACTGGTGGTCAAGAGTCTATGTTTTTCGATAACAAAAATAATAATAAAAATTTTTTTCAGAAAATAAAACATTCTGTTGTGACAACAAAAACTTTAAAAATATTGAATAGTACACAAAAAGAAATACTCTTACACAAAGAGTATCTTAAATATATGGAAAAAAATAGTATATGTTTATGGAATAAATTTTTTCATAAATCTTAA
- the argS gene encoding arginine--tRNA ligase, whose amino-acid sequence MNLKNTIKKDVKTILNKIDSKNELDPIITLNKKINSGHYQINNLIKIANQLNLNTFKLANIIISYIKKNHMYQKITFSEPGFINFFICHKWLSKELEKIFISYRLGINHVKPKNIVIDYSSPNIAKEMHIGHLRSTIIGDVMARVLSFLGHNVIRANHIGDWGTQFGMLIAYLKKQKIKNNNFSLAKLEKFYCEAKIKYDSDKLFAEKSREYVVKLQNGDKCCYKIWKKLVSITMLENDKIYKKLNVTLKKNDTMGESLYNKMLPDIVKDLKNKKIATEKDGTVIVFLKGFKNRLGESMGVVIQKKDKGFLYSTTDIACLKYRYEVLRADRIIYYTDSRQHQHLAQAWMIARKANYIPKNLFLEHHTFGMVLSKNKRPFKTRDGNTIKLSALLNESVEKAINLIKRKKPNFSKKELIKLSNIIGISAIKYSDLSKNRHTNYIFDWNKMLSFEGNTAPYIQYAYTRIVSVIKKSTISSKKLKEKIILNKESEINLAIKILEFEEIVLLIAQKGTPHMMCKYLYQLATCFSNFYENCSILFSKKIRTCKSRLKLSILTAKTLKKGLNILGIKTVKKM is encoded by the coding sequence ATGAATTTAAAAAATACTATTAAAAAAGATGTTAAAACAATTTTAAATAAAATTGATTCTAAAAATGAACTAGATCCTATTATTACATTAAATAAAAAGATAAATTCAGGTCATTATCAAATCAATAATTTAATAAAAATAGCTAATCAATTAAATTTAAATACTTTTAAATTGGCTAATATAATAATATCTTATATTAAAAAAAATCATATGTATCAAAAAATAACATTTTCTGAACCAGGATTTATTAATTTTTTTATTTGCCATAAATGGTTGTCTAAAGAACTCGAAAAAATTTTTATATCATACCGACTGGGTATAAATCATGTAAAACCAAAAAATATTGTAATAGATTATTCTTCTCCAAATATTGCAAAAGAAATGCATATTGGACATTTACGTTCAACAATAATCGGTGATGTAATGGCAAGAGTATTGAGTTTTTTAGGACATAATGTAATTAGAGCAAACCATATCGGTGATTGGGGAACTCAATTTGGTATGCTGATTGCATATTTAAAAAAACAAAAAATAAAAAATAATAATTTTTCTCTTGCTAAACTTGAAAAGTTTTACTGTGAAGCAAAGATAAAATATGATTCAGACAAGTTATTTGCAGAAAAATCTAGAGAATACGTAGTTAAATTACAAAACGGAGATAAATGTTGTTATAAGATCTGGAAAAAACTAGTATCTATTACAATGTTAGAAAATGATAAAATATACAAAAAACTTAATGTGACATTAAAAAAAAATGACACTATGGGAGAAAGTTTATACAATAAAATGCTTCCTGATATCGTTAAAGATTTAAAAAATAAAAAAATAGCAACTGAAAAAGATGGAACCGTAATTGTTTTTTTGAAAGGATTTAAAAATAGATTAGGGGAATCTATGGGTGTTGTTATTCAAAAAAAAGATAAAGGATTTCTATATTCTACTACTGACATAGCTTGTCTAAAATATAGATATGAAGTACTACGTGCTGATCGAATTATATATTATACTGATTCTCGTCAACATCAACATCTAGCCCAAGCGTGGATGATAGCTAGAAAAGCTAATTATATACCCAAAAATTTATTTTTAGAACATCATACATTTGGTATGGTTTTATCAAAAAATAAACGTCCATTTAAAACACGTGATGGTAATACCATAAAACTTTCTGCACTTTTAAATGAATCTGTAGAAAAAGCAATTAATTTAATCAAAAGAAAAAAACCAAATTTTTCTAAAAAAGAATTAATTAAATTATCTAATATAATAGGTATTAGTGCTATAAAATATTCTGATTTATCCAAAAACAGACATACTAATTATATTTTTGACTGGAATAAAATGCTCAGTTTTGAAGGAAACACAGCTCCTTATATACAATATGCTTATACAAGAATTGTTTCTGTAATAAAAAAATCTACTATTTCTTCAAAAAAATTAAAAGAAAAAATTATATTAAATAAAGAAAGTGAAATTAATTTAGCTATTAAAATATTAGAATTTGAAGAAATTGTTTTATTAATAGCTCAAAAAGGAACACCCCATATGATGTGCAAATATCTTTATCAACTTGCAACATGTTTTTCTAATTTTTATGAAAATTGTTCTATACTTTTTTCAAAAAAAATAAGAACTTGTAAAAGTAGACTTAAGTTATCTATTTTAACAGCAAAAACATTAAAAAAAGGATTAAATATTCTTGGTATTAAAACAGTAAAAAAAATGTAA
- a CDS encoding RnfH family protein, which yields MNIIQVIVVYALPDIQYFFKVNTKIGATVKDVILKSNVLISVNNLSLYSLKVGIYNKLVSLNSTIQDGDRIEIYRNLIIDPKERRIKKHKLFKKQ from the coding sequence ATGAATATTATTCAAGTAATAGTTGTATACGCTCTACCAGATATTCAATATTTTTTTAAGGTTAATACAAAAATAGGAGCAACTGTAAAAGATGTTATATTAAAATCAAATGTATTAATTTCAGTAAATAATCTTTCATTATACAGTTTAAAAGTTGGAATTTATAACAAATTAGTAAGTTTAAATTCAACAATACAAGATGGAGATCGAATTGAAATCTATAGAAATTTAATAATTGATCCAAAAGAAAGAAGAATAAAAAAACATAAATTATTTAAAAAACAATAA
- the gloB gene encoding hydroxyacylglutathione hydrolase, with protein MMLKIIPILTDNYVWILYDKKNFCIIIDPGLSKPILKEIKKHKWFPVAILLTHNHIDHTGGVKNIIKHYPNITVFGPFETRDSNVNKIVNDGDKLFILNKEFFVFFTPGHTLGHVTYYSKPYLFCGDTVFSGGCGRVYNKKYLDMYNSIQKILSFPNETVLCCSHEYTLSNLDFSMSILPEDKDIKNFYKKTKKIIEIKKTSLPSYILLEKKINLFLRTDEYSLREAMRLDRNCNSLEVFIKLRVKKDYFWS; from the coding sequence ATGATGTTAAAAATCATACCTATATTAACTGATAATTATGTATGGATTCTTTATGATAAGAAGAATTTTTGTATCATTATAGATCCTGGTTTATCAAAACCTATTTTAAAAGAGATAAAAAAACATAAATGGTTTCCAGTAGCTATTTTATTAACTCATAATCATATTGATCATACCGGAGGGGTGAAAAATATTATCAAACATTACCCTAATATAACTGTTTTTGGACCTTTTGAAACAAGAGATAGTAATGTTAATAAAATTGTTAATGATGGTGATAAACTATTTATTTTAAATAAAGAATTTTTTGTTTTTTTTACTCCAGGTCATACATTAGGTCATGTTACATATTACAGTAAACCTTATCTTTTTTGTGGTGATACTGTTTTTTCAGGTGGTTGTGGTCGTGTTTATAATAAAAAATATTTAGATATGTACAATTCCATACAAAAGATATTATCTTTTCCAAATGAAACTGTTTTATGTTGCTCTCATGAATACACTTTATCTAATTTAGATTTTTCTATGTCTATACTACCAGAAGATAAAGATATAAAAAATTTTTATAAAAAAACTAAAAAAATAATAGAAATTAAAAAAACTTCCTTACCTTCTTATATTTTATTAGAGAAAAAAATTAATCTATTCTTAAGAACAGATGAATATTCTTTAAGAGAAGCTATGAGATTAGATCGTAATTGTAATTCTTTGGAGGTGTTTATAAAATTAAGAGTAAAAAAGGATTATTTTTGGAGCTAA
- the acpS gene encoding holo-ACP synthase, giving the protein MSIVGVGIDIVEVLRIKKIFFNYGDIFAKKILSLKELKRYILSKNKITFLAKKFAVKEAASKALGVGINHGITFNQLELYNNKLGKPQLRFLKRALKKSKEIQCTSIHVSISDQKLYACALVILEN; this is encoded by the coding sequence ATGTCAATTGTAGGTGTAGGTATAGATATAGTAGAAGTTTTACGTATAAAAAAAATTTTTTTTAATTATGGAGATATTTTTGCTAAAAAAATTTTATCTTTAAAAGAATTGAAAAGGTATATTTTAAGTAAAAATAAAATTACTTTTCTTGCAAAAAAATTTGCAGTTAAAGAAGCCGCTTCCAAAGCTTTAGGGGTAGGAATAAATCATGGAATAACATTTAATCAATTAGAATTATATAATAATAAATTGGGAAAACCTCAACTACGTTTTTTAAAACGTGCTTTAAAAAAATCTAAAGAAATACAATGTACGTCTATACATGTAAGTATATCTGATCAAAAATTATATGCATGTGCCCTAGTTATTCTAGAAAATTAA
- the rnhA gene encoding ribonuclease HI, which produces MFKIVKMFTDGSCLGNPGSGGYATILRYKLHEKILTAGFYLTTNNRMELMAVISGLEFLNQSCLVEITTDSLYVKKGILDWMPIWKKKKWETTKKKPVKNIDLWLRINTVLKKHSVTWFWIKAHIGHIENERCDTIARKSAKNPLFKDLYYEKNRL; this is translated from the coding sequence ATGTTTAAAATAGTTAAAATGTTTACTGATGGATCTTGCTTAGGAAATCCTGGATCAGGTGGATATGCTACAATATTACGCTATAAATTGCATGAGAAAATATTAACTGCAGGTTTTTATCTAACTACTAATAATAGAATGGAATTAATGGCTGTAATATCAGGATTAGAATTTCTTAATCAATCATGTTTAGTTGAAATCACGACAGATAGTTTATATGTTAAAAAAGGAATTTTAGATTGGATGCCTATATGGAAAAAAAAGAAATGGGAAACGACTAAAAAAAAACCTGTAAAAAATATAGATTTATGGCTGCGAATTAATACAGTTTTAAAAAAACATTCAGTAACTTGGTTTTGGATTAAAGCACATATTGGCCATATAGAAAACGAAAGATGTGATACAATAGCACGTAAATCTGCTAAAAATCCTTTATTTAAAGATCTTTATTATGAAAAAAATAGATTATAG
- a CDS encoding nucleotide exchange factor GrpE encodes MINKEEKKAENIKNEECKHENDDFVQTNLVKFLEIQLKESKEKILEKKISSEKEIVIITNRLNKEIDQTKKFALEKLIINFLPIFDNIERALNLIENNKSNKVFNKIKDKLEVILNLFKECCKLFHIKKIDNINVSFNPSIHEAMSVHYTNDMEPNKIVNIMQTGYILYNTRLLRPAMVIVSKQKI; translated from the coding sequence ATGATAAATAAAGAAGAAAAAAAAGCAGAAAATATTAAAAATGAAGAATGCAAGCATGAAAATGATGATTTTGTGCAAACTAATTTAGTTAAATTTTTAGAAATTCAATTAAAAGAATCTAAAGAAAAAATACTAGAAAAAAAAATTTCTTCTGAAAAAGAAATAGTAATTATCACAAATAGATTAAATAAAGAAATTGATCAAACTAAAAAATTCGCATTAGAAAAGTTAATTATAAATTTTCTTCCTATCTTTGATAATATTGAACGCGCATTAAATTTAATAGAAAATAATAAATCCAACAAAGTCTTTAATAAGATTAAAGATAAATTAGAAGTTATATTAAATTTATTCAAAGAATGTTGCAAATTATTTCATATAAAAAAAATAGATAATATAAACGTATCTTTTAATCCAAGTATTCATGAAGCTATGTCCGTTCATTATACAAATGATATGGAACCTAATAAAATAGTAAATATTATGCAAACTGGTTATATTTTATATAATACGCGTTTATTACGTCCAGCGATGGTTATAGTTTCAAAACAAAAAATATAA
- the rnc gene encoding ribonuclease III, whose product MNYIVTKKIQKVLGYTFTHKDLLRQALTHRSASSKHNERLEFLGDSILSFVIANALYQHFPYINEGDMSRMRATLVRGNTLAEIAYEFDLGEYLKLGQGELKSGGFRRESILANTVEALIGSIYLDSNIKTVEELILKWYEKRLEKISPGDTQKDPKTRLQEYLQSKHLSLPTYFIVEIFGEAHNQLFTIHCKISIISEFLIGTGSSRRKAEQDAAKKALIKLGVE is encoded by the coding sequence ATGAACTATATCGTAACAAAAAAAATACAAAAAGTACTAGGATATACTTTTACTCATAAAGATCTTTTAAGACAAGCATTAACACATAGAAGTGCTAGTAGTAAACATAATGAAAGATTAGAATTTTTAGGTGATTCTATTTTGAGTTTTGTAATTGCTAATGCTTTATATCAACATTTTCCGTATATCAATGAAGGAGATATGAGTCGAATGCGAGCTACTTTAGTACGTGGTAATACCTTAGCTGAAATTGCATATGAATTCGATTTAGGAGAATATTTAAAATTAGGACAAGGTGAACTAAAAAGTGGAGGTTTCCGTCGTGAATCCATTTTAGCAAATACTGTAGAGGCATTAATTGGAAGTATTTATTTAGACAGTAATATTAAAACAGTAGAAGAATTAATATTAAAATGGTATGAAAAACGTTTAGAAAAAATAAGTCCTGGAGATACACAAAAAGATCCCAAAACACGATTGCAAGAATACTTACAATCAAAACATTTGTCTTTACCTACATATTTTATAGTTGAAATTTTTGGAGAAGCTCATAATCAATTATTTACTATTCATTGTAAAATTAGCATCATCTCAGAATTTTTAATTGGAACTGGTTCAAGTAGAAGAAAAGCTGAACAAGATGCAGCAAAAAAAGCGTTAATTAAATTAGGTGTAGAGTGA